The Aureitalea marina genome includes a window with the following:
- a CDS encoding MBL fold metallo-hydrolase has protein sequence MNRIFKGLLLASIAALPLGAQENQPNEEIEVVKVRDSIYMLQGRGGNIGLSLGEDGIFMIDDKFASSTPNILNAILTLSNASVQFVINTHHHGDHTGGNINLRGQGATIFAHENVRSRLIQVARDKYKQDIEKSAEDAKERGIVDDKLEQRRESAMARIDEELDLDPHSLPMVTFGNNLHFYYNGEEIVVFHVARAHTDGDVMVYFTESNVLQTGDAYVKDAYPFIDSKNGGSLAGYIAGLSRVMSMIDEDTLIIPGHGDIATQADIRYTLSMLTFIRDRIAFHLVAGKSKQEIMAMSELTDQFDQKGFGDGFINTQRLLESVFPEIEKKFKGKN, from the coding sequence ATGAATCGAATATTTAAAGGGCTATTATTGGCCTCTATAGCAGCACTGCCCCTAGGCGCACAGGAAAATCAACCCAATGAAGAGATCGAAGTGGTCAAAGTCCGGGATAGCATTTACATGCTCCAGGGTCGTGGCGGAAACATCGGATTGAGTTTGGGAGAGGACGGAATCTTTATGATAGACGACAAGTTTGCCTCTTCAACGCCTAATATTCTCAATGCCATTTTAACCTTGAGTAACGCCTCTGTCCAGTTTGTGATCAATACCCATCACCACGGGGACCACACTGGGGGAAATATTAACCTTAGAGGGCAAGGAGCGACCATTTTTGCACATGAGAATGTCCGCTCCAGGCTGATACAGGTAGCCCGAGACAAATACAAACAAGACATTGAAAAATCCGCGGAGGACGCCAAGGAAAGGGGAATTGTGGATGACAAGTTGGAGCAACGCCGGGAATCTGCTATGGCTCGCATAGATGAGGAGCTGGACCTGGACCCACATTCCTTGCCAATGGTGACCTTTGGAAACAACCTGCACTTTTACTATAACGGAGAAGAAATTGTTGTGTTTCATGTAGCTAGAGCTCATACAGATGGGGATGTAATGGTCTACTTTACAGAGAGTAATGTACTACAGACCGGTGATGCCTATGTAAAAGATGCCTACCCATTTATCGATTCGAAAAATGGAGGCAGTCTAGCCGGTTATATTGCGGGTTTAAGCCGGGTGATGTCGATGATAGATGAAGACACCCTTATAATACCCGGACACGGTGATATAGCAACTCAGGCAGATATTCGATACACCTTGTCCATGCTCACGTTTATTCGGGATAGAATAGCCTTTCATTTGGTAGCTGGAAAATCCAAACAGGAGATCATGGCTATGAGTGAACTCACAGACCAATTCGATCAAAAAGGATTTGGCGACGGATTTATAAATACCCAACGTTTGTTAGAGAGCGTCTTTCCGGAGATTGAAAAGAAATTCAAGGGAAAGAACTAA
- a CDS encoding gliding motility protein RemB — protein MMKRLALVSMLFSGVLSLAQQTSSTFEKYPVFSECEEVQLAELESCFRYNLQRSIYANFQTPEIVGQENYSGTLSILFEVDKQGEFKVLYVDAFYDELKDEVNRVFELLPTITPATYNGNPTYMQFTLPLQIPLVEPQAPQPIEVTVVATLGDPASEYDSQEKLPYANEEYTSQLNIPLSHHNYYLFDAAMNKVGTNNHTAQKPYTYAEVNRYYNFEENNQKILKNKTSWWGRKWWNEHLVTWKGKDFWVTLDPGVDLQVGKDTGADVDTYNNTRLLYTQGGIGKQFNFFAVVYESQGRFADYFNRYAEARAPDGGNPAVIPGRGIAKNFKSDSYDYPVATGYISFTPSKYFNFQLGHGKNFFGDGYRSLFLSDFAAPYPFFKINTTFWKLKYTNTWMSLRDVRSEVTEDGSFRTKWMAHHYLSVNITKRWNLGLFESVIWENDNDRGFDFNYINPVIFLRAIEFSTGSRGGNALIGISSKYKISDRVNVYGQWLIDEFSSGDFFGANGSYKNKQAYQIGLKYYDAFGLKGLFLQGEYNRVRPYTFSHNTVVLNYGHTNQSMAHVMDANFWEALAIARYQNGRWFGDAKFIFAKRGFEFNTPEDSFFYGGNIYGTEDNRISDEGNDLAQGNTTDFFHTELTAGYLINPATNLKIYATLIYRDFQPQVNTADVFSNQTTWFNLGVRTDLFNWYYDF, from the coding sequence ATGATGAAACGCCTGGCCCTGGTCAGTATGCTGTTTAGTGGGGTGTTATCCCTGGCGCAGCAGACCTCATCCACCTTTGAAAAGTACCCTGTTTTTTCTGAATGCGAGGAGGTACAGCTAGCCGAACTGGAATCCTGCTTCCGATATAATTTACAGCGCTCCATCTACGCTAACTTCCAAACTCCGGAGATCGTTGGCCAGGAGAACTATTCCGGTACGCTATCTATTCTCTTTGAAGTAGACAAGCAAGGAGAGTTCAAGGTGCTATATGTTGATGCGTTTTACGATGAGCTAAAGGATGAAGTGAACCGGGTTTTCGAGCTGTTGCCAACCATTACGCCAGCAACCTATAACGGTAATCCGACCTATATGCAGTTTACCCTGCCCTTGCAAATTCCGTTGGTGGAACCCCAGGCCCCTCAGCCCATTGAGGTAACCGTCGTTGCTACTTTGGGCGATCCTGCTTCCGAATATGATTCCCAGGAAAAGCTACCCTATGCCAATGAAGAATACACCAGCCAATTGAATATTCCCTTGTCTCATCACAATTACTATTTGTTTGATGCAGCCATGAATAAGGTTGGAACCAATAATCATACAGCACAAAAACCATACACCTATGCCGAGGTCAATCGGTATTACAACTTTGAGGAGAACAACCAGAAGATCCTGAAGAACAAAACTTCCTGGTGGGGCAGAAAATGGTGGAATGAACATTTGGTCACTTGGAAGGGAAAGGATTTCTGGGTCACTTTGGATCCCGGAGTGGACCTGCAGGTGGGTAAGGACACTGGGGCCGATGTTGATACTTATAATAATACGCGCCTGCTCTATACTCAAGGTGGGATAGGAAAACAGTTCAACTTTTTTGCAGTGGTCTATGAAAGCCAGGGCCGCTTCGCCGATTACTTTAACCGATATGCCGAGGCCAGGGCTCCCGATGGAGGAAATCCAGCAGTCATACCCGGAAGAGGAATTGCTAAGAATTTTAAGTCTGACTCCTATGACTACCCGGTTGCAACAGGATATATCTCATTTACTCCCTCCAAGTACTTTAACTTCCAGCTGGGGCATGGTAAGAACTTCTTTGGTGACGGCTACCGTTCACTTTTCCTAAGTGATTTTGCTGCTCCTTACCCTTTCTTTAAGATCAACACCACCTTCTGGAAGCTCAAGTACACCAATACTTGGATGTCCCTGAGGGATGTCCGATCCGAGGTAACGGAAGACGGGTCATTCCGCACCAAATGGATGGCTCATCATTACCTGAGCGTGAATATCACCAAACGCTGGAATCTGGGATTATTCGAGTCTGTTATCTGGGAGAATGACAATGATCGAGGTTTCGATTTTAACTACATAAACCCGGTCATCTTTCTGCGAGCCATTGAATTCTCTACGGGATCCAGAGGAGGTAATGCCTTGATCGGGATCAGCAGTAAATACAAGATTAGCGATCGGGTCAATGTATATGGTCAATGGTTGATCGATGAGTTTTCCTCCGGAGATTTCTTCGGTGCAAATGGCAGCTACAAGAACAAGCAGGCCTATCAAATAGGCTTAAAATATTACGACGCCTTTGGACTGAAAGGGCTCTTCCTTCAGGGAGAATACAACCGGGTAAGGCCCTATACATTTTCTCACAACACTGTAGTTCTGAATTACGGGCATACCAATCAGTCCATGGCGCATGTGATGGATGCCAACTTCTGGGAGGCCCTGGCCATCGCACGTTATCAGAATGGCCGCTGGTTTGGGGATGCCAAGTTCATCTTCGCCAAGCGTGGTTTTGAATTCAACACTCCAGAAGACAGTTTCTTCTATGGCGGTAACATCTATGGAACTGAGGACAATCGGATCTCGGACGAAGGCAATGATCTTGCCCAGGGAAATACGACCGATTTCTTCCATACCGAATTGACGGCTGGTTATTTGATCAATCCTGCGACCAACTTAAAGATATACGCTACATTGATCTATCGCGATTTCCAGCCCCAGGTCAATACTGCCGACGTCTTTTCCAATCAGACAACCTGGTTCAATTTGGGTGTGAGAACCGATCTATTCAACTGGTACTACGACTTCTAA
- a CDS encoding energy transducer TonB codes for MEPKKNPKADLTKRSMLFFQIGMIVMLFLAWQAIEWKTYDRSNIDTGMVDVGDELDEEIPITQQITPPPPPPPPPPAPEVIEVVEDEEEVEETIIESTETDADTEIVEIEEIEEAVEEEIADVPFAVIENVPIYPGCEKEKGNAARKKCMSEKVQKYVQRKFNTDLAGDLGLEGRQRIAVQFKIDRQGNIVNVRARAPHPRLEQEAVDVVSSLPKMTPGQQRGKPVGVLYSLPILFQVEN; via the coding sequence ATGGAACCGAAGAAGAACCCGAAAGCCGATTTAACCAAAAGAAGTATGCTCTTCTTCCAGATCGGGATGATCGTCATGCTATTTTTAGCCTGGCAAGCCATCGAATGGAAGACCTATGACAGGAGTAATATAGATACCGGCATGGTCGATGTAGGTGATGAGCTAGATGAGGAAATCCCAATTACTCAGCAGATTACCCCTCCACCGCCACCACCGCCACCACCGCCAGCACCGGAGGTAATCGAGGTTGTAGAAGATGAAGAAGAAGTAGAAGAGACCATTATTGAGTCTACCGAGACTGATGCTGATACCGAGATCGTTGAGATCGAGGAGATCGAGGAAGCTGTAGAAGAGGAGATCGCAGATGTACCTTTCGCAGTAATCGAGAATGTACCCATCTATCCTGGATGTGAGAAAGAAAAGGGCAATGCTGCACGTAAGAAGTGTATGTCCGAGAAAGTACAGAAGTATGTTCAGCGAAAGTTCAATACAGACCTGGCTGGAGATTTAGGTTTAGAAGGGCGTCAGCGTATAGCCGTACAATTTAAGATCGATCGTCAAGGAAATATTGTAAACGTACGTGCAAGAGCTCCGCACCCACGTCTGGAACAAGAAGCTGTTGACGTGGTAAGTTCGCTGCCCAAGATGACTCCTGGACAGCAACGCGGGAAGCCGGTTGGAGTACTGTACTCTCTACCGATCCTTTTCCAAGTAGAGAATTAA
- a CDS encoding energy transducer TonB has protein sequence MEIKKNPKYDLRRSSLIFFQIGMIVMLFFAWRAMEWTTEDKAANDTSLAEIAEDLEEVIPVTEPIDVTPPPPPPPQVAPEVIVAVDNDLEVEETVIESSETNQNDQIYDIAEIVEEEEEEEVVSIPFAVIEEVPIYPGCEDKPDREAKKVCMSDKVMAYVQRNFNIELATELGLEGRQRINVQFKINKEGDVCEVRARAPHPRLEQEAVALIQGLPRMIPGKQRGTPVGVIYSLPILFKVEN, from the coding sequence ATGGAAATTAAGAAGAATCCCAAGTACGACTTGAGAAGAAGTAGTTTGATATTCTTCCAAATCGGAATGATCGTAATGCTTTTCTTTGCCTGGAGAGCAATGGAATGGACCACCGAGGACAAGGCAGCCAATGATACCAGTCTGGCAGAGATTGCCGAGGACCTGGAAGAAGTTATCCCCGTTACAGAACCAATCGATGTGACCCCACCTCCACCTCCACCTCCACAGGTGGCACCAGAGGTGATCGTTGCAGTCGATAATGATCTGGAGGTAGAAGAAACTGTGATAGAATCCAGTGAGACCAACCAGAATGATCAGATCTATGACATTGCCGAGATCGTCGAAGAGGAAGAAGAGGAGGAAGTTGTCTCTATTCCTTTTGCAGTGATCGAGGAAGTACCGATCTATCCGGGTTGTGAGGACAAGCCGGACAGGGAAGCAAAAAAAGTATGTATGTCCGACAAAGTGATGGCCTATGTTCAGCGTAATTTCAATATTGAGTTAGCTACTGAACTTGGACTTGAAGGTCGCCAACGGATCAACGTACAATTTAAGATCAACAAAGAAGGTGATGTGTGTGAGGTGAGAGCCCGTGCGCCGCATCCGCGACTGGAGCAAGAGGCAGTAGCCTTAATTCAAGGTTTACCTCGAATGATTCCAGGAAAACAGCGGGGTACACCGGTCGGCGTGATCTATTCTTTGCCTATTTTATTTAAGGTGGAGAATTAG
- a CDS encoding VanZ family protein — MRATRSWWVNLIRLIALAYTLFITIIMLAPSPDLPTTDGPYWDKIAHILIFFGLVFIWLVVFSTTDRYHIFSRRPVLVLVTCLFYGIVIEAFQHWFTDTRTFDIIDIIANGIGGIIGFLTYEQIKRRFVF; from the coding sequence ATGCGAGCTACAAGGAGTTGGTGGGTTAACCTTATTCGGTTAATCGCACTCGCGTATACCCTTTTTATTACGATTATCATGTTGGCTCCTTCGCCGGATCTGCCAACAACAGACGGGCCCTATTGGGACAAAATAGCTCATATTTTGATCTTTTTTGGGCTGGTTTTCATTTGGTTAGTTGTTTTCTCTACAACTGACAGATATCATATCTTTTCTCGTAGACCTGTGTTAGTTTTGGTTACATGCCTGTTTTATGGCATAGTAATTGAAGCCTTTCAGCACTGGTTCACGGATACGAGAACTTTTGACATCATTGACATAATTGCCAACGGAATCGGTGGAATAATAGGTTTCCTAACGTACGAACAGATTAAAAGAAGATTCGTCTTCTAA
- the gcvH gene encoding glycine cleavage system protein GcvH — MNIPSDLKYTKDHEWVRVEGDVATIGITDFAQGELGDIVYVEVETLDETLDKDEVFGTVEAVKTVSDLFLPLSGEIIEFNEALEDEPEMVNTDPYGAGWMIKVRISDDSELDQLMSDASYKELVG; from the coding sequence ATGAACATTCCATCAGACTTAAAGTACACCAAGGATCACGAATGGGTTCGTGTCGAAGGTGATGTTGCGACCATTGGTATTACCGATTTTGCTCAGGGAGAACTGGGTGATATCGTTTATGTCGAGGTGGAGACCCTGGACGAGACCTTGGACAAGGATGAAGTTTTCGGTACCGTGGAAGCGGTTAAGACTGTTTCTGATCTCTTCCTACCATTGTCCGGTGAGATCATCGAATTTAACGAAGCGCTGGAAGACGAGCCGGAAATGGTCAATACCGATCCGTATGGAGCCGGTTGGATGATCAAGGTCCGGATATCGGACGATTCCGAGCTGGATCAGTTAATGAGCGATGCGAGCTACAAGGAGTTGGTGGGTTAA
- the ruvA gene encoding Holliday junction branch migration protein RuvA produces the protein MITHLKGRLVEKNPTVVVIECNGVGYEVQISLNTFSKLPDTENVSLFTHFLVREDAQILYGFSSVFEREMFRMLISVSGVGASTARTMLSSLSPEQVRESIAAEDVATIQSIKGIGAKTAQRVIVDLKDRILKTYGMTDVSVVSSNTNRDEALSALETLGFARKAAEKVCNAIVKEQPDASVEDIIKAALKKL, from the coding sequence ATGATTACTCATTTAAAGGGAAGACTTGTCGAAAAGAACCCTACTGTAGTTGTGATCGAATGTAATGGAGTAGGTTATGAGGTTCAGATCTCGCTGAACACTTTTTCGAAGCTCCCGGACACAGAAAACGTTAGTTTATTCACTCATTTTTTGGTGCGGGAAGACGCTCAGATCCTTTATGGATTTTCGAGTGTTTTCGAGCGGGAGATGTTCCGGATGTTGATCTCGGTTTCCGGAGTTGGGGCGAGCACGGCCAGGACCATGCTTTCATCATTAAGCCCGGAGCAAGTTAGGGAGTCGATTGCAGCGGAAGATGTTGCTACTATCCAATCAATCAAGGGGATAGGTGCTAAAACTGCTCAGCGAGTGATCGTAGACCTGAAGGATCGCATCTTAAAAACATACGGAATGACTGATGTTTCGGTGGTTTCAAGCAATACGAACAGGGATGAAGCGTTATCTGCATTGGAGACCCTTGGCTTTGCCAGAAAGGCGGCCGAGAAAGTCTGTAATGCCATTGTCAAAGAACAACCTGATGCCTCTGTTGAGGACATCATTAAAGCAGCGCTAAAAAAGTTATAG
- a CDS encoding NADP-dependent malic enzyme, producing the protein MSKQSRRREALLYHAKPRPGKIQVVPTKKYATQRDLSLAYSPGVAEPCLEIEKRESDVYRYTNKGNLVAVISNGTAVLGLGNIGPEASKPVMEGKGLLFKIFADIDVFDIEIDTENIDEFIETVKRIAPTFGGINLEDIKAPEAFEIERRLKEELDIPVMHDDQHGTAIISAAALLNALEITGKKIDKVKIVISGAGAAAVSCTRLYKAFGADSENIVMLDSKGVIRKDREQLTPEKSEFATARKIDTLEEAMIDADVFVGLSIADIVSPEMLLSMAAKPIVFAMANPDPEINYDLACKTRDDIIMATGRSDHPNQVNNVLGFPFIFRGALDVRAKKINEPMKMAAVKALADLAKQPVPEQVNIAYGETRLTFGKDYIIPKPFDPRLIATVPPAVAKAAMESGVATEPITDWDVYTEDLYQRMGSDNKLVRLLMDRAKSDPKRVVFAEADHLDVLKAAQIAYEEGMAIPILLGRESVILELMEELGFDSKLEIIDPKSDAELPRLLSYAEKYWQRRKRRGVTKYDAMRLMRERNYFAAMMVNEGDADGMIAGYARAYAAVFKPVMETIGKFDGVDKVATTNLMLTNKGPIFISDTSININPTAKELANIAQMTNYTVKMFGLTPVIAMISYANFGASKDPHAAKVREAVAMLHESNPDMIVDGEVQTDFALNREMLKNTYPFSKLAGKKVNALIFPNLDSANSNYKTLKESRGVESIGPIMLGMRKPVHILQLGASVEEMVNMAAIVVVDAQQKERREMDAARRKNPVK; encoded by the coding sequence ATGAGTAAGCAAAGCAGAAGGCGAGAAGCACTGCTCTATCACGCCAAACCAAGACCTGGTAAGATCCAGGTCGTTCCTACCAAGAAATACGCCACACAACGAGATCTTTCCTTGGCTTATTCACCCGGTGTTGCCGAACCTTGCCTTGAGATCGAAAAACGTGAAAGCGATGTTTATCGATACACCAACAAGGGTAACCTGGTGGCGGTCATCTCCAACGGAACTGCCGTTTTAGGACTCGGTAATATTGGGCCGGAGGCGTCCAAACCGGTTATGGAAGGCAAGGGCTTGCTGTTTAAGATCTTTGCTGATATCGATGTCTTCGATATCGAGATCGATACAGAAAACATAGATGAATTCATAGAGACCGTCAAGCGTATTGCTCCCACTTTTGGAGGGATAAACCTGGAAGATATCAAGGCGCCGGAGGCCTTCGAGATCGAACGTCGATTAAAGGAAGAACTGGATATTCCGGTGATGCACGACGATCAACACGGAACCGCCATCATTTCGGCTGCAGCCTTGCTCAATGCCCTGGAGATCACGGGGAAAAAGATCGACAAGGTAAAAATAGTGATCAGTGGCGCAGGGGCAGCAGCAGTTTCCTGTACTCGCTTGTACAAGGCATTTGGAGCCGATAGCGAAAATATTGTCATGTTAGATAGCAAGGGGGTGATCCGGAAGGACAGGGAGCAACTAACACCTGAAAAATCCGAATTTGCGACGGCTCGAAAGATCGACACCCTGGAAGAGGCTATGATAGATGCCGATGTCTTTGTAGGCTTGTCCATTGCAGACATCGTAAGCCCTGAAATGTTGCTTTCCATGGCGGCCAAACCAATTGTTTTTGCCATGGCCAATCCGGACCCGGAGATCAATTACGACCTGGCATGTAAAACCAGAGATGATATCATCATGGCTACCGGCCGAAGCGATCATCCCAACCAGGTGAACAATGTGCTAGGGTTCCCGTTCATATTCCGTGGAGCCTTAGATGTTAGGGCAAAGAAGATCAACGAACCCATGAAGATGGCTGCGGTCAAGGCCCTGGCCGATCTGGCTAAACAACCAGTCCCGGAACAGGTGAACATTGCCTACGGAGAGACTAGGTTGACCTTTGGTAAGGACTATATAATTCCTAAACCTTTTGATCCCAGATTGATAGCCACCGTACCTCCAGCTGTTGCCAAGGCGGCAATGGAAAGTGGAGTGGCCACTGAGCCTATCACGGATTGGGATGTTTACACCGAGGACCTCTACCAGCGGATGGGTAGTGACAATAAACTGGTCAGATTACTCATGGACCGGGCCAAGTCAGACCCAAAACGAGTGGTCTTTGCGGAGGCCGATCACCTGGATGTATTGAAAGCCGCACAAATCGCTTACGAGGAAGGTATGGCTATTCCTATCCTGCTGGGTAGGGAATCTGTGATCCTGGAACTGATGGAGGAGTTGGGCTTTGATTCTAAACTGGAGATCATTGACCCTAAATCGGATGCAGAATTGCCGCGATTGCTCAGTTATGCCGAGAAGTACTGGCAAAGACGCAAACGTAGAGGTGTGACCAAATACGATGCAATGCGATTGATGCGGGAACGCAATTACTTCGCAGCCATGATGGTGAACGAAGGAGATGCCGACGGAATGATCGCGGGTTATGCACGGGCTTATGCTGCAGTATTTAAACCTGTAATGGAGACCATTGGGAAATTTGATGGAGTGGACAAGGTGGCAACGACCAACCTGATGCTGACCAACAAAGGCCCGATATTCATTTCGGATACGTCCATCAACATCAACCCTACGGCTAAAGAACTGGCCAATATTGCACAGATGACCAACTACACGGTCAAGATGTTTGGCCTGACCCCGGTGATCGCGATGATCTCCTATGCCAATTTCGGTGCCTCCAAGGACCCCCATGCGGCCAAAGTAAGAGAGGCTGTGGCTATGTTACATGAATCCAACCCGGATATGATCGTAGATGGAGAAGTTCAGACAGATTTTGCGCTCAATCGGGAGATGCTCAAGAACACCTATCCTTTCTCCAAATTAGCCGGAAAAAAGGTCAACGCCTTGATCTTTCCTAACCTTGATTCTGCCAATAGTAACTACAAGACCTTGAAAGAATCAAGAGGGGTAGAGTCCATCGGGCCGATCATGTTAGGCATGCGCAAACCGGTTCACATACTTCAGTTGGGTGCAAGTGTCGAAGAGATGGTCAATATGGCCGCTATTGTAGTGGTAGACGCTCAACAAAAAGAGCGCCGGGAAATGGACGCTGCACGCAGGAAAAATCCCGTTAAATAG
- a CDS encoding RDD family protein, with product MKSLKRDRIIALIIDMLIVLIGYNLLINLLNITTEERHLWHLRIKIYWKAILLGCSYLFYFWLMDVFLAGKTLGKTLLKIRVVSSEGLPLTWKTRLIRTVLKVIGILILPVAAVLFLWARSFTVQDQVLGTRAIR from the coding sequence GTGAAATCCCTTAAGCGAGACCGTATTATCGCGTTGATCATCGATATGCTTATTGTGCTGATCGGATACAATCTGCTGATCAACTTACTGAACATCACTACTGAGGAACGCCATCTTTGGCATCTCAGGATCAAGATCTATTGGAAAGCCATCTTACTAGGCTGCTCCTACCTGTTCTACTTCTGGCTTATGGATGTTTTCCTGGCTGGAAAGACTTTAGGCAAGACCTTACTTAAAATACGCGTTGTCTCATCGGAAGGTCTACCACTAACATGGAAAACGCGACTGATACGAACGGTACTGAAAGTGATAGGGATCCTAATCCTACCGGTGGCTGCTGTGCTCTTTCTATGGGCGCGAAGCTTCACCGTACAGGATCAGGTTCTGGGAACTCGAGCCATTCGGTAA
- the queG gene encoding tRNA epoxyqueuosine(34) reductase QueG, whose translation MNKSHYTTLIKEEASRLGFLACGISKAEFLEEEAPRLENWLEQNMHGSMNYMENHFDKRLDPRLLVPGAKSVVSLLYNYYPDKEPEWNGPKISKYALGVDYHKVIRKKLKALLRFIQESIGQVDGRAFVDSAPVLDKAWAAKSGLGWMGKHSNLLTKQMGSFYFIAELIIDLDLDYDTPVTDHCGSCTACIDACPTQAIVEPYVVDGSKCISYLTIELKESIPEGFRGKMDDWIFGCDVCQDVCPWNRFSQSHREPLFNASPQLLSMTRTDWMDLTHDVFEELFPRSAVKRTGYEGLRRNIRFADET comes from the coding sequence ATGAACAAGTCGCATTATACCACACTGATCAAGGAAGAAGCTTCGCGCCTGGGCTTTTTGGCTTGTGGTATCAGCAAGGCCGAATTCCTGGAAGAGGAAGCTCCGCGTCTGGAGAATTGGTTGGAACAGAACATGCATGGTTCTATGAATTATATGGAGAACCATTTTGATAAACGACTAGACCCTCGATTATTGGTTCCCGGTGCAAAAAGTGTAGTTTCCTTGTTATACAATTACTACCCGGATAAAGAGCCTGAATGGAATGGACCGAAGATCTCTAAATATGCCTTGGGTGTAGATTACCACAAAGTGATCCGAAAAAAGTTGAAAGCCCTGTTGCGGTTCATCCAAGAGTCGATCGGGCAAGTGGATGGGCGTGCGTTTGTGGACTCCGCTCCCGTTCTGGATAAAGCCTGGGCTGCCAAGAGTGGTCTTGGATGGATGGGAAAACACAGCAATTTGCTCACCAAACAAATGGGGTCCTTCTATTTTATAGCAGAATTGATCATCGACCTGGATCTGGACTACGATACTCCGGTGACCGATCATTGTGGTAGTTGTACAGCCTGTATAGACGCCTGTCCCACTCAGGCCATCGTCGAGCCATACGTGGTAGATGGAAGCAAGTGTATATCCTATCTGACCATAGAGCTGAAGGAGTCCATACCAGAGGGGTTTAGAGGTAAAATGGACGATTGGATCTTTGGTTGTGATGTCTGTCAGGATGTATGTCCTTGGAATCGCTTTAGCCAGTCACACAGGGAACCATTGTTTAATGCATCGCCACAGTTGCTGTCCATGACGAGGACAGATTGGATGGATCTGACCCATGATGTCTTTGAAGAGCTCTTTCCCAGATCTGCGGTTAAACGAACGGGTTATGAAGGGCTGAGGCGGAACATTCGCTTTGCGGACGAGACTTAA